The Lucilia cuprina isolate Lc7/37 chromosome 5, ASM2204524v1, whole genome shotgun sequence genome includes a window with the following:
- the LOC124419940 gene encoding uncharacterized protein LOC124419940, with the protein MFKFLLLCLISLIALVASRPSVLESHHAAYSPYYHTPLLTSSPYTALDAGVAAYHHGGFVSPLYGSHLSHVSPHISPYVASSSPYIGGHHYGLHPYDSLFLRH; encoded by the exons ATGTTTAAGTTT TTGCTTTTGTGCTTAATATCTCTAATTGCTTTGGTGGCTAGCAGACCCAGTGTTTTAGAATCTCATCATGCCGCCTACTCACCGTATTATCATACACCTCTGCTGACATCCTCTCCTTACACTGCTCTTGATGCTGGTGTTGCTGCTTATCATCACGGTGGATTTGTTTCACCTTTATATGGCTCTCATTTGTCTCATGTCTCTCCCCATATCTCACCATATGTTGCCTCCTCTTCGCCCTATATTGGTGGTCATCATTATGGTTTACATCCCTACGATTCGTTGTTTCTAAGACATTAA